One segment of Candidatus Paceibacterota bacterium DNA contains the following:
- a CDS encoding HU family DNA-binding protein: protein MNKASIVEAVHAKIGGTKVQAEQAVDTVVDSIISALKQGNEVSIAGLGIFSVKTRAARTARNPRTGESIQVPSMKVPKFRAAKGLKDAVK, encoded by the coding sequence ATGAATAAAGCATCAATTGTGGAGGCCGTTCACGCCAAGATCGGTGGTACCAAAGTTCAAGCCGAGCAGGCCGTTGATACGGTAGTTGATTCAATTATTAGTGCCTTGAAACAAGGTAACGAAGTTTCTATTGCCGGCCTCGGTATCTTTTCAGTTAAAACTCGCGCCGCAAGAACCGCTCGAAATCCTCGCACCGGCGAGAGTATTCAGGTTCCTTCAATGAAGGTTCCTAAGTTTAGAGCCGCCAAAGGTCTTAAAGACGCTGTAAAATAA
- a CDS encoding RNHCP domain-containing protein: MKRFQRKIEDFECLNCRQFVKGNGYTNHCPVCLWSRHVDINPGDRGSDCGGLMKPISFFKRSQKNLLLHKCLSCGLEKTNKLDVNDDFQKALDVDN, translated from the coding sequence ATGAAAAGATTTCAAAGAAAAATAGAGGACTTTGAGTGTTTGAATTGCAGACAGTTTGTGAAAGGAAACGGCTACACCAATCATTGCCCCGTTTGCCTTTGGAGCCGGCATGTAGATATAAACCCGGGGGACAGGGGCTCGGACTGCGGTGGACTCATGAAGCCGATTTCTTTTTTCAAGAGAAGCCAGAAAAATCTATTGTTGCACAAATGCCTCTCATGCGGTTTAGAAAAAACAAATAAGTTGGATGTAAATGACGACTTCCAGAAAGCTTTAGATGTTGATAATTGA
- a CDS encoding YraN family protein produces MVFSFKSQKDNKKLPEHLETGELGEEIACKFLKNKGYKILNRNFRRKFGEIDIVSKKDIFYYFIEVKTSLEKEDRELNRPEERVEKHKIKRIGMAVQTYLLQNKMENSDWKFAVIAILLSPDRKTAKVRMIEDILPE; encoded by the coding sequence ATGGTATTTTCATTTAAAAGTCAAAAAGACAATAAAAAATTGCCGGAACATTTAGAAACAGGGGAGTTAGGTGAGGAAATTGCCTGCAAATTCCTCAAAAATAAGGGTTATAAAATACTTAATCGTAATTTTAGACGAAAATTTGGGGAAATAGACATTGTCTCTAAAAAAGACATTTTTTATTATTTCATTGAAGTCAAAACTAGTCTTGAGAAAGAAGATAGGGAATTGAATCGGCCGGAAGAAAGAGTCGAGAAGCATAAGATAAAGAGAATCGGCATGGCTGTCCAAACGTATTTATTACAAAATAAAATGGAAAATTCTGATTGGAAATTCGCGGTAATTGCAATTCTATTAAGCCCGGACCGAAAAACAGCAAAAGTCCGGATGATTGAGGACATTCTGCCGGAATAG